TGATGTTGGCGTCCGAGTCCACCTTTTCGCGGATCTTGTTCGCAGCTTCATCGAGTTCGAACAGCGTGAGATCGTAGCCGCCGGTGATGTTGATAAGAACACCACGTGCACCTTCGAGGCTGATTTCGTCGAGGAGCGGGTTGGCAATCGCCTGCTCTGCCGCGTCGATAGCGCGGTTTTCGCCGTTGGCTTCGCCCGTACCCATCATCGCCTTGCCCATCTCGTCCATGACCGAACGAACGTCGGCGAAGTCGAGGTTGATAAGACCCGGACGGACCATAAGGTCGGTCACGCCTTTAACGCCCTGGTACAGAACGTCGTCGGCCATTGCGAAGGCTTCGGTGAAGGTGGTCTTTTCGGTCGCCAGACGGAACAGGTTCTGGTTCGGAATGATGATCAGGGTATCGACGACCTTTTGCAGGGCTTCGACGCCTGCTTCGGCCTGACGCATACGCTTGCCGCCTTCGAACTGGAACGGCTTGGTCACGACACCGACGGTCAGAACGCCAAGCTCGCGTGCGGCCTGAGCGATGATCGGAGCAGCGCCGGTGCCGGTGCCGCCGCCCATACCGGCGGTGATGAAGCACATGTGAGCGCCAGCAAGGTGGTCAACGATCTGTTCGATCGACTCTTCGGCGGCTGCTGCACCTACCGAGGCGCGGGCACCAGCGCCCAGACCTTCGGTGACCTTGAGGCCCATCTGGATGCGTGCTTCCGACTTCGATTGCTGCAGCGCTTGGGCGTCCGTATTCGCGACAACGAACTCCACGCCTTCGAGTTGCTTTTCGATCATGTTGTTGACGGCGTTACCGCCTGCACCACCAACGCCGAAAACAGTAATCCGGGGCTTGAGTTCTTCTTGCCCGGGCATGGAAAGGTTCAATGCCATACTCAGTCCGCCTGTATTTTGTTGCCCGTCCCAACGGGAGTTTATACCGATTTAATCCCCAGTCTAACGTCACACGAATGCAACGTCACGGGAAAAAAGGGATACGAGCCACAAAATCTGGAGGAATCGAAGGCGTAAACGTCGCTATCTCGGCCAATCGGCAAGATTTAGCGCATTACCAGT
Above is a window of Marivivens aquimaris DNA encoding:
- the ftsZ gene encoding cell division protein FtsZ, which encodes MALNLSMPGQEELKPRITVFGVGGAGGNAVNNMIEKQLEGVEFVVANTDAQALQQSKSEARIQMGLKVTEGLGAGARASVGAAAAEESIEQIVDHLAGAHMCFITAGMGGGTGTGAAPIIAQAARELGVLTVGVVTKPFQFEGGKRMRQAEAGVEALQKVVDTLIIIPNQNLFRLATEKTTFTEAFAMADDVLYQGVKGVTDLMVRPGLINLDFADVRSVMDEMGKAMMGTGEANGENRAIDAAEQAIANPLLDEISLEGARGVLINITGGYDLTLFELDEAANKIREKVDSDANIIVGSTLDPEMEGSMRVSVVATGIDASEKREEMPTPRRSMAQPLTQQVSAEAPAPAPQAAPVQQQPAPVAQQPVQREQRAQFEDTFQAPEEDVFNAFEENAADDLPPPAYQPRPEPEANEFVAPRAPAAQAGAPSAEALARLKNAVGSAPAAQQRPQAAAPAPKPAAEPEQRRGFGLNNLLHRMAGHNEGQQQPRAPQQPQPQVRQAQQPQVAAPREEAYDNDDEQERIEIPAFLRRQAN